Below is a genomic region from Sphingomonas phyllosphaerae.
AACGCGACCCAGCAGGAGCGCGACGTGGCGGTGCAGTTGCTGGCGCAGCTCGACGAGGCGACGAACGCGCACGGCGACGGCGTCGGGGCGTTCAACCGCGCCTTTCACCTCGCACTGCTGCGTCCGTCACGTCAGCCGATCACGACGACGATGCTGGAGCGCCTGCACGTGATGGGCGAACGTTATGTGCGCAAGCATCTCGAGCCATTGGGACGTGACCAGCGCGCCAACGACGAACATGCGCAGCTGCTGGAAAGCTGGATGGCGCGTGACACCGCGGCGGTGCGAGAGCGCATGTACGCGCATATCGAGCAGACGGTGCTGGACCTGCGGCGTGAGTTTCGCAGCGTCAGCAATCTGGATGGTAGCTGATCGCGACGGGTCAAGTTCGACGAGTTTGTCACTTAGCAACCATCACGGCTCCGCAACGAGTTGATGCACCGAAACTTTTTTGACGATCTTTCGTATAATATATTTGATGTACGCTTTCTTAACTGTATGGTCGCGGGATCAAGCAGATGAAAAGAAGGGGGAAACCATGGTTGGAGCAACGAAGTGGCTCTCGTCGGCCGCACTCGGCGCGTTGGCGCTCAGCGTGGCGCTGCCAGCTGCTGCGCAGGTTGCGACGAGCGATCAGGCTGCAGGG
It encodes:
- a CDS encoding GntR family transcriptional regulator; translated protein: MTGIIVRNLSEQLVDLVRDRILTGQVEADRAIRQDALAAELGVSKIPLREALTRLEQEGLVRSRANRGYFVRELTIAEAEEVYALRLKLEPEVAAQAAANATQQERDVAVQLLAQLDEATNAHGDGVGAFNRAFHLALLRPSRQPITTTMLERLHVMGERYVRKHLEPLGRDQRANDEHAQLLESWMARDTAAVRERMYAHIEQTVLDLRREFRSVSNLDGS